GCCGCCGACTATGAAGACGGCGTGGCGAACGACCCGCGCATCGATGTGCTGCGCGGCAAGATCGTGTGCATGGAAGACCCGCGCTTCACGGCCGACTATCACGATCCCGAGAAGCGCAGCATCGCCAATGCGCTGACCGTGGAGTTCAAGGACGGCACCAGCTTTGCAGAGGTGGCGGTCGAATACCCGATCGGCCACAGGCGCCGCCGCGCGGAGGGCATTCCGCTGCTCGAAGCCAAGTTCCGTACCAACCTGGCGCGCCGCTTCGCGCAGAAGCAGCAGCAGGCCATCCTCGATGTGTCGCTCGATGCGAAGAAGCTCGAGGCCATGCCGGTGCACGCGTATGTCGATCTCTATGCCGCCTGATCCCATGCCAATGAACAACGAGTCGCCGAAGAAAACCCTGCGCCGCCTGGCCGAGGCGCGCCGCGGCGTGCTGGTGCCGGGCGCGTTCAATGCGCTGTCGGCCCGCGTGATCGAAGACCTGGGCTTCGAGGCCGTCTACATCACCGGCGCCGGCGTCACCAACATGCACTTCGGCCTGCCCGACCAGGCCTTCATGGGCCTGCACGAAATCGCGGAGCACACCGCGCGCATCCGAGACGCGGTGACGCTGCCGCTGCTGGTCGATGCCGACACCGGCTTTGGCAACGCGCTCAACGTGCGGCATGCGGTGCGCGTGCTCGAGCGGGCCGGGGCCGACTGCATCCAGCTCGAAGACCAGGTCAGCCCCAAGCGCTGCGGCCATTTCGCGGGCAAGGCGGTGATCGACACGGCCGAGATGCTCGGCAAGATCAAGGCCGCGGTCGATGCGCGCACCGATGCCGCGGCGCCTCGACAAGCCGCAGCTCATGAACATGGTGATCGGCGGCAAGACGCCGACCTTCGGCGCCGAAGAGCTCGGTGCGCTCGGCGATGGGCTGGTGCTGTATGCCAATGCCGCGTTGCAGGGCGCAGTGGCTGGCATGCAACGTGCGTTGACCGTGTTGCGCGATACTCGCCGCCTCGACGAAGACCCATCGCTCGTGGTTTCGTTTGCCGAACGGCAACGCCTGGTCGGCAAACCCGGGCTCGACGAGTTAGAGAAAAAATACGCAGGCTGAGCCGAATTTCTTCAAAGAAGTGTGCACTTTGGCTCTCAACTCAAAAAGTTCCCCGTCATTGTTTCAGTTTCATGAACACTGCGATTCGATTGGCTAGGGTTTTCCCTTGTCATTGCGGTGCAAACTTCAGGGCATCCAAAGCCCGATCAAGAAGGAAATTGAAATGAAGACCTCGAACCTCCTCGCCGCCGCCGCTCTCTCCCTGCTCGCCGCTGCCGGCGCCCACGCAGAAACCTACGAAGGCGTGCAACCTCTGAGCGCCGGCTACAGCCGCGCCGACGTGGCGCCCCAGGCCGTTGCTGCCGCCCGCGAAGGCAATGTCTACAGCGACGCAGCTTCGTCCACCGTGGCTCCCGTGCTGGCTGCCTCGGCCGACCGCGCCGCGGTTCGCAGCGAAGCCGTTGCGGCTGCCCATGCGCCTGGCCAGAACCTGCGCCGCGAAGCCTTCGCAGGCAGCGTGATCCCCTCGCAAGCACGCAGCTTCACGCGCCAAGCCGGCCTGTAAAGGCGGGCGGGAGAGAGTCGGCGGCAGCCAGGCTGCATGTTCTCTCTGCAAAGATAAAAGCCGGACGGCGCACCAGGTGCCGTCCGGCTTTTTGCGTTTTCAGCGCTGCTGCGCAGCGTGGTGGCAGAAGCAGTCGGGCGCGTGGTCGTCCACAATGCCGGTGGCCTGCATCCACGCACAGACGATCACCGGCCCCACGAACTTGAAGCCGCGCTTCTTCAGCGCTGCCGATACTTCTTCCGACAGCGGCGTCTTGGCCGGCACCGTGCCCGTCCTGTTGACGATGGGCTTGCCGCCAGCCATGCCCCAGACGAACGCCGAGAAATCTTCGCCCGCCGCCTGCATCGCAAGATAGGCACGGGCGTTGCCGATGGTGGCCTCGATCTTGGCGCGCGAGCGCACGATGCCCGCGTCCAGCATCAACCGGTCGACGTCCGCCGCAGTGAACCGTGCCACCTTTTCGGGCACGAAGCCCTGGAACGACGCGCGAAACGCATCGCGCTTGCGCAGGATCGTGAGCCACGAAAGGCCGGCCTGAAAACCGTCGAGCATGAGCTTTTCCCACAGCGCGCGGCTGTCGCGCTCGGGCACGCCCCATTCGGCATCGTGGTAGGAGGCCAGCAGCGGATCGCTCCGGGCCCAGGTGCAGCGGGGCTTGATCTCTGGGGTCATCTGATTGCGGGTTTCGTTCTTCGGCAAGGGTGGTTCGGACTTTAACCACTGATACTCGAGCCTCATGATCTCAGTTCATTTTCACGGCCAGCGCTTTCAGGTGCGTGCCGCCGCGGTCATCCTTCATGCGGGCTGCGCGCTTCTTCACCGGGCTCCGGGCGACGACTACTGGGCCTTGCCGGGCGGCAGGGTCGAGGTGGGCGAAGAGGCATCGGCGACGATCGTCCGGGAGATGAGGGAGGAGCTTGGCGAAGAAGTCGAATGCGGCCGGCTTCTCCACGTGGCGGAGAATTTTTTCGACCTTGCGGGCCGGCGCAACCATGAGATCGGGTTCTACTTTCTCGTCTCGCTGGCCGAGGACTCGGGCCATCTCGACAAGACGCGAACCTACCGGGGCATCGAAAGCCACCTGGATCTGGAATTTCGCTGGTTCCCCGTCGCGGAGCTTGCGTCCGTCAATCTGAGGCCGACATTTCTCCCGGCCTCGCTGGCGGCCGATCCGCTGGTGTTTTCGCACGCGGTTCAGCGCGAATACCAATGACTGGCGAGCGCTACCTGTTCAATGTGTTCGGCCAGGTCATGGCCATTGAAAGAGCCGGGGACCGCTGGGAGAGCTATTTGATGGGGCCCGATGGCAAGCGCCGCAGGATCCAGCTGGCAATTCCATCCGACCTCACGCGCGGCGAGCTTGCCCAGTATCTCTACGACATCTATCACGAGCAGGCGACGCCGACGAACGGCGATGTCTTCGAGATCTTCCAATGAAAAACAGCCATCGATTGCACAAGTCCCGCCGCGAGGCGCTGCCCTCCGGCGCGCGCGTGGCCGGCCTTTATCACGGCGCCTTCCTGGCCGACGCCTTCGCCATCGACCTGCCGCAGGGCGCCACCCGCGACGTGCTGGCGCTTGCGCGCTTTGCGTTCGAGCGTCCCGCCCCCTGAGTCAACAGGCTGTTGGCGCTGCGCGACGGGCTGGTCGGCGGCTTGGGCCTCAAGACGGCCAGCGCGCTGCGCGCCGCCGGTACCCGGGGCGGTGCGCCGCGCATCGGCTTCTTTCGCATCTACGAGACGCATGCGGACGAGGTCGTGCTCGGCGAGGACGACCGGCACCTGGATTTCCGCGTTTCGGTAATGCGTTCCGTGGCGGGGGATTCGCTCACGGCCGTCACGGTGGTGCACTGCCATAACCTCTTCGGCCGCAACTACATCCGGTTGATCGCGCCGTTCCATCGGCTGGTGGTGCGTTCGGCACTCGAACGCGCGGCGCGCTCGGGCTGGCCCACGGAAGTGGCGGCCTGAACGGAACGCCTCGTTACCGCTTGGAACGTTTGCTTGAACTTTCTCTCCCGGCAGGCGCACAGGGACGGGAAGGCCAGCGGGAGTTGCCAGTGTAGACTGCCAGGTTTTTCGTTCTGGCGGTATGGCGCAAGTTTCACAGCGCACAGTTTTCAACGGCTCGGCGCTTGTTCGCTTGCTCTCTCGACTGACCGACATCGGCGTCCGCGAACCCAGGCAGGCCACCGCGGATCGATTGAGTCAATGGTTCGGCTGGACCGATGCCATCTCGCTGTCCGCGGCGCTCGATGGTGCTTCGGCGGCAGCGCCTTCACGCGTACGAGCTTCCGCGAGCGCCGAGGAGCGCGAATGCGTCCGTGCGCGCGCAGCGTTGGCAAAGGCCGTGGCCGAAGACGGCGCTGTCGCGGCAGCCGTTGACTTCACGCCGTTTCGCCGCCGCCATCTCACGCTGCAACAGGCCATGGAAGCGGGCATCGGCCCGTTGCGCGGCCGTTTGCGGGCGCTGCTGGCGGCCAGGTCGCCCGCCATGGCCCGGCTTGCCGCCGTGGACGTGGTGATGGAGCAGGTGCTGGCTGCGCGCGAGCACAGCTTGCTCGGGGCCGTGCCCGCGCTGCTCGAAAAGCATTTCACGCGCCTGCGCCAGGACAGCCTCGAGGGCCTGGAGACGGCGGGCGAACCCGACAACAGCGAGGCTCAGGCCGGAGAGTGGCTGCATGTGTTCCGCAAGGACATGAAGAACGTGCTGCTCGCCGAACTGGACTTCCGATTTCAACCGATCGAAGGGCTGCTCGAAGCCCTTCGCATGAGGCAACCAGAGTGCCATGAATAGATTTCTTCACTACGCCGTTTTTGCCGCGGGCCTGGCCGTCGTGTGCTGGGTCGGGGCCGGATACGTCGGCTCGCACACCCTGGCGCTCGCCGTCACGATGCTGGTCGGCGCGTTCTACCTGATGGGGGCGCTGGAACTGCATCGCTTCCAGCAGGCCACCTCCACCTTGACGCGTGCCGTGGCGGATCTTTCCGAGCCTCCGGCGAGCCTGGGCGCCTGGCTCGACCGGCTGCATCCGACGCTGCGCAACGCGGTGCGCCTTCGCATCGAAGGCGAGCGCGTGGGCCTGCCGGGCCCGGCACTCACGCCGTACCTGGCCGGACTGCTGGTGCTGCTGGGCATGCTGGGCACCTTCCTCGGCATGGTGGTCACGCTGAACGGCACCGGCATGGCGCTGGAAAGCGCGACCGACCTGCCGGCCATCCGCGCCTCGCTGTCGGCGCCTGTGAAGGGCCTGGGGCTGGCATTCGGCACGTCGGTGGCCGGCGTGGCTGCCTCCGCGATGCTAGGGCTGGCCTCGGCCTTGTGCCGGCGCGAACGGCTGCAAGCGGGCCAGATGCTCGACAGCAGAATCGCAACCACGCTGCGCGCCTACTCGCTGGCCCACCAGCGCGAGGCGTCGTTTCAACTGCTCGAGCAGCAGGCCCACCAGATGCCCCGGCTGGTCGACCAGCTGCAGGCCATGATGGCGGCGATGGAGCGGCAGAGCCAGGCCTTGAATGAGCGCCTCGCCACCGGCCAGGCGCAGTTCCACACCAAGGCCGAGGCCGTGTATGCCGGCCTGGCTTCCTCGGTCGACCAGTCGCTCAAGCAGAGCCTGAGCGAAAGCGCCCGCATCGCCGGCGCGACGATCCAGCCGGTGGTCGAAGCCACCATGGCGGGCATCGCGCGCGAGACGGCCTCCCTGCACGACACGGTGGCGCGCACCGTGCAGCAGCAGCTCGATGGTCTCTCGAGCCGCTTCGAGGCCGCCACCGCGAGCGTGGCAGGCACCTGGCTGGCTGCGCTGGCCGAGCACCAGCGCACCTCCGAGGCGTTGTCCATGGATCTGCGTGCTTCGCATGACCGCTTTGCCGAGACCTTCGAGCAGCGGTCGGCATCGCTGGTGGAGGGCGTGTCCGCACACCTTGAAAAGACGGCAGGCAGCGTGTCGGAGACCTGGGGCAGCGCGCTCGCGCAGCACCAGCGCGTCAGCGAGAAACTGTCGCAGGATGCGCAGCAGTCGCTCGCGGCGGCAGCGGCCGGCTTCGAGCAGCACTCGGCATCGCTCTTGCGCACGGTGGAACAGGCGCATGCCACGCTGCAGGCCGACATCGCATCGCGCGACGAACAGCGGCTGTCGGCCTGGACGCAAGCGCTGGCCGCGGTGTCCGCATCGCTGCAGCAGCAGTGGCAGCAGGCGGGTGCCCACACGGCGGGCCAGCAGCAGCAGCTCTTCGAAGCGCTTGCGCAGACCGCGCGCGATATGTCCACCCAGGCCGAGGCCCACGCGAAGAACACGGTCGGCGAGATTGCCCGGCTGCTGCAGGCCGCATCGGAAGCGCCGC
This genomic window from Variovorax paradoxus contains:
- a CDS encoding alpha/beta hydrolase, yielding MKTSNLLAAAALSLLAAAGAHAETYEGVQPLSAGYSRADVAPQAVAAAREGNVYSDAASSTVAPVLAASADRAAVRSEAVAAAHAPGQNLRREAFAGSVIPSQARSFTRQAGL
- a CDS encoding DNA-3-methyladenine glycosylase I, coding for MTPEIKPRCTWARSDPLLASYHDAEWGVPERDSRALWEKLMLDGFQAGLSWLTILRKRDAFRASFQGFVPEKVARFTAADVDRLMLDAGIVRSRAKIEATIGNARAYLAMQAAGEDFSAFVWGMAGGKPIVNRTGTVPAKTPLSEEVSAALKKRGFKFVGPVIVCAWMQATGIVDDHAPDCFCHHAAQQR
- a CDS encoding NUDIX hydrolase, which gives rise to MISVHFHGQRFQVRAAAVILHAGCALLHRAPGDDYWALPGGRVEVGEEASATIVREMREELGEEVECGRLLHVAENFFDLAGRRNHEIGFYFLVSLAEDSGHLDKTRTYRGIESHLDLEFRWFPVAELASVNLRPTFLPASLAADPLVFSHAVQREYQ
- a CDS encoding DUF7661 family protein; protein product: MTGERYLFNVFGQVMAIERAGDRWESYLMGPDGKRRRIQLAIPSDLTRGELAQYLYDIYHEQATPTNGDVFEIFQ
- a CDS encoding DUF2867 domain-containing protein is translated as MALRDGLVGGLGLKTASALRAAGTRGGAPRIGFFRIYETHADEVVLGEDDRHLDFRVSVMRSVAGDSLTAVTVVHCHNLFGRNYIRLIAPFHRLVVRSALERAARSGWPTEVAA
- a CDS encoding DUF3348 domain-containing protein → MAQVSQRTVFNGSALVRLLSRLTDIGVREPRQATADRLSQWFGWTDAISLSAALDGASAAAPSRVRASASAEERECVRARAALAKAVAEDGAVAAAVDFTPFRRRHLTLQQAMEAGIGPLRGRLRALLAARSPAMARLAAVDVVMEQVLAAREHSLLGAVPALLEKHFTRLRQDSLEGLETAGEPDNSEAQAGEWLHVFRKDMKNVLLAELDFRFQPIEGLLEALRMRQPECHE
- a CDS encoding DUF802 domain-containing protein — encoded protein: MNRFLHYAVFAAGLAVVCWVGAGYVGSHTLALAVTMLVGAFYLMGALELHRFQQATSTLTRAVADLSEPPASLGAWLDRLHPTLRNAVRLRIEGERVGLPGPALTPYLAGLLVLLGMLGTFLGMVVTLNGTGMALESATDLPAIRASLSAPVKGLGLAFGTSVAGVAASAMLGLASALCRRERLQAGQMLDSRIATTLRAYSLAHQREASFQLLEQQAHQMPRLVDQLQAMMAAMERQSQALNERLATGQAQFHTKAEAVYAGLASSVDQSLKQSLSESARIAGATIQPVVEATMAGIARETASLHDTVARTVQQQLDGLSSRFEAATASVAGTWLAALAEHQRTSEALSMDLRASHDRFAETFEQRSASLVEGVSAHLEKTAGSVSETWGSALAQHQRVSEKLSQDAQQSLAAAAAGFEQHSASLLRTVEQAHATLQADIASRDEQRLSAWTQALAAVSASLQQQWQQAGAHTAGQQQQLFEALAQTARDMSTQAEAHAKNTVGEIARLLQAASEAPRVAAEVVAELRQKLSDSMARDNAMLEERSRIMETLGTLLDAVNHASTEQRSAVDALVGASADVLDRVGSRFTEKVDEETGKMAAVAAQITGSAVEVASLGEAFGFAVQLFSESNDKLVAHLQRVEGALGKSIARSDEQLAYYVAQAREVIDLSIMSQKQIVEDLQQIASRQAAVGSEA